The genomic segment GACTGGATACTCAAGTGTACTCCATGTGATTTCTTGGCCCGCTTTAAGTGAAATCGCGCCAGTTGAATGCGCCAAATCAGTTATTGTTCCGGCAAAGAAAGTGGATACATATAAGAAAATCGGTGTTGTCACGATGCCAAGAATAATCATTCGAATTAAATTACCACCTGTTACAATTAAGGCTGGCGCACATAGAGAAATATTTAGTATTCCTGCAAATGGAAGAACGCCATTTCCTGGTAAAATAAGCGCGAAAATAAGTGTTACCGGAACCATAAGTACGATAGCAACCCAAACCTCACTACATCCCGCTAAAATTGGCCAATCTAGCCCGATAAATAATTCCCGGTTTTTAAATTTACGTTTCATAAATTCAGAAATACCGTCCGAAAGTGGCGATAAAGCCTGCATAAATAATTTTGCTACCATTGGGAATAACGTAAGCGCCGCCGCAGCTTGCATCGCTAACATTAACGTTTTCGCCACGTCATAACCTGCTGCAATTCCCAAAAGTCCACCAATAATAAATCCCATCACATGGTTTTCAGCAAAAATCCCAATTTTGTCTTTTAGTGCATTGGCATCCATGTCTTTACGAAGTGCCGGAATTTTCTTTAATAGCCAGTCAATTGGCATTAAGAAAATACAGAAAATCATCATTCCGTGCGAAACTGTCACACCTGGAATTCCGTTCAGTTCTTGAATTTGGCGTTGGTTCGCATCACATAGAATTAGTTCTGTCACGATTTGAATTCCAGCCACAATAAAGGCTAAGTAAACATTATCTGTTACACCAATGATTAACACCGCTGTCAAAATTTTTCCCCAAACGTTCCATAAATCGACATTCAAGGTTTTTGTTTTATTAATAACAAGCATAATGGCATTAATCCCTAATTGTAACGGGAACATCAAGAAGGCGAATGGCCATGCCCAAGCAAGTGTTGCCATTGATGTCCAACCACCATCCAAAATGCTTAAATTAATTCCAGTTCGCTCTGCTAGTCCTTGTGCAGCAGGGGTTAAAGCTTCAATCATAAAGCCAATAACAATATTCATTCCAAGGAAAGCAACCCCAAGAATAATCCCCGCGCTCACTGCATCTCTTACTTTCATCCGTACAATTAGCCCAATAATAATCATTAATGCTGGAACAAA from the Listeria seeligeri serovar 1/2b str. SLCC3954 genome contains:
- a CDS encoding PTS galactitol transporter subunit IIC is translated as MESLQSVIQFILNLGAAVFVPALMIIIGLIVRMKVRDAVSAGIILGVAFLGMNIVIGFMIEALTPAAQGLAERTGINLSILDGGWTSMATLAWAWPFAFLMFPLQLGINAIMLVINKTKTLNVDLWNVWGKILTAVLIIGVTDNVYLAFIVAGIQIVTELILCDANQRQIQELNGIPGVTVSHGMMIFCIFLMPIDWLLKKIPALRKDMDANALKDKIGIFAENHVMGFIIGGLLGIAAGYDVAKTLMLAMQAAAALTLFPMVAKLFMQALSPLSDGISEFMKRKFKNRELFIGLDWPILAGCSEVWVAIVLMVPVTLIFALILPGNGVLPFAGILNISLCAPALIVTGGNLIRMIILGIVTTPIFLYVSTFFAGTITDLAHSTGAISLKAGQEITWSTLEYPVFRYIFAEASKFTLLGFIFVTIWVLLLVFYVKMMKKRTIELEKASS